One Argiope bruennichi chromosome 5, qqArgBrue1.1, whole genome shotgun sequence DNA segment encodes these proteins:
- the LOC129969421 gene encoding uncharacterized protein LOC129969421 has product MDMQQTSAEVKSSPRYTKFRVIKNLVIISSTFLMLFTAYDGLSMLQSTMNKEHNIGTISQAVVYAGFCISSMLLPKYVIKKLGCRITILIGSISFIPYIAANFYPNFFTMMPSAFLLGVGSSLIWGAQCTYFNESALIYCTLTAREEIKKSNTESAQTSTEAISSIAESNVPSVEDLSVRNSNSKIINDISANNSNYQSAEQLSYKNLNSNYNHFYENSQELISTPEVKAKFKGDTFPEKTDITQKRGSYSINKMNAESNDIGKNLEERSGNEPQNELNSLPTTTGKRVSIIAPNFNSNQREGNATSSRQNRESYYRVPRKSTGYIDALQRFAGLESITARFFGCHGLVFHSAQVWSNLVSYYILQVGNHVNATVNSTCFCGSQFCNSQPDCVGVSASGIDEDLRYLLSGLSVILAVIGVMLVIIFLDPLNTEKEPVKFNFNVLMATFRNCKKVEQLFLIPISLYVGMIQGFYTADFTKSFIGCAWGSSYVGIVTVFYGLACALAATLSGYLVKYIGRIPIFLTAQLVNLGISIFMMLWIPDSDHPAMFFVTAGLCGFVTGVFWAQIPAFYGVLFKKDEEAAFGCYYVCSSMGWLIPFTISDYICTSVKIYILLTVSTLGILGYMVTERIYSKTKNQISLRFG; this is encoded by the exons ATGGATATGCAACAAACTTCAGCTGAGGTGAAATCATCGCCAAGGTACACCAAATTCCGAGTCATCAAAAACCTGGTGATAATCTCATCGACATTTCTAATGCTCTTCACTGCTTATGACGGCTTGAGTATGCTACAGAGCACAATGAACAAAGAACACAACATAGGCACCATTTCACAAGCTGTTGTGTATGCTGGATTTTGTATATCATCTATGCTCCTGCCTAAGTATGTAATTAAAAAGTTAGGTTGCAGGATTACAATTCTAATCGGCTCGATATCATTCATTCCATACATTGCAGCAAATTTTTATCCAAACTTTTTCACAATGATGCCGTCCGCTTTCCTGTTGGGTGTAGGATCGTCCTTGATTTGGGGAGCCCAGTGTACATACTTTAATGAGTCTGCTCTCATATACTGTACGCTTACTGCAagagaagagataaaaaaaagcaatacagAATCAGCTCAGACAAGTACAGAAGCTATTTCTTCTATTGCAGAATCCAATGTTCCAAGTGTGGAAGATCTTTCTGTTAGAAAttcgaattctaaaataattaatgatatatcGGCAAACAATTCCAATTACCAAAGTGCGGAACAGCTTTCTTACAAAAATctaaattctaattacaatcacTTTTATGAGAATTCACAGGAATTGATCAGCACACCAGAggtaaaagcaaaattcaaaggTGATACATTTCCCGAAAAAACAGATATTACACAAAAGCGAGGTAGttattcaatcaataaaatgaatgcagAATCTAACGATATtggaaaaaatttagaagaaaggtCAGGAAATGAGCCtcaaaatgaattgaattcaCTGCCGACTACAACAGGAAAGAGAGTATCAATTATTGCCCCTAACTTCAACTCTAATCAAAGGGAAGGGAATGCTACTTCTTCAAGACAAAACAGAGAATCATACTACAGAGTTCCCAGGAAAAGCACTGGTTACATCGACGCACTTCAAAGATTTGCAGGTCTCGAATCGATCACTGCCCGCTTTTTCGGATGCCATGGACTAGTTTTCCATTCAGCGCAAGTGTGGAGTAATCTTGTATCATATTACATATTACAAGTCGGTAACCATGTAAATGCGACTGTAAATTCGACTTGCTTTTGTGGGTCTCAATTCTGCAACTCGCAACCGGACTGCGTTGGCGTGAGCGCTAGTGGGATTGATGAGGACCTGCGCTACCTTCTGTCTGGGTTGTCAGTCATTCTTGCTGTAATCGGTGTTATGCTGGTTATTATATTCCTCGATCCTCTGAATACGGAGAAAGAACCCGTCAAGTTTAATTTTAACGTTCTCATGGCTACTTTCCGCAATTGCAAGAAGGTAGAACAGCTTTTCCTGATACCGATATCACTCTACGTAGGAATGATTCAAGGATTTTATACGGCTGATTTCACGAAG TCATTTATAGGTTGCGCATGGGGTTCTTCTTACGTTGGCATAGTTACAGTTTTCTATGGCCTAGCTTGTGCGCTTGCCGCCACACTCTCTGGGTATTTAGTCAAATACATTGGAAGAATTCCAATATTTCTTACGGCTCAGCTGGTGAATTTAGGAATCAGCATCTTCATGATGCTGTGGATTCCGGATTCAGATCACCCAGCTATGTTTTTCGTTACTGCAGGCCTTTGCGGTTTCGTTACTGGTGTATTCTGGGCACAAATACCAG CTTTTTACGGTGTTCTATTTAAGAAAGACGAGGAGGCGGCTTTCGGATGCTACTACGTCTGCAGTTCTATGGGCTGGCTCATACCTTTCACTATTAGCGACTACATATGCACGTCAGTGAAAATCTATATCTTGCTAACAGTGTCCACTCTTGGGATACTAGGATATATGGTTACGGAAAGAATTTATTCCAagacaaaaaatcaaataagtttaaGATTTGGCTAA
- the LOC129968377 gene encoding protein unc-93 homolog A-like: MEHSNQVRDLSKLRIVKNLIVLSASYLLISIAYEGLLLLQTTMNKEKGIGTVSAAVNYIFYGISSLLFSNLIIKKCGAKNAQLLGAILYLPFIASNLYPTWFTMIPSAILRGIGCNLVLTAQAIYINESSILFCKTEKDSNASKCISNIETQNKDSGYDKVIKTLKSDQQKIEELSDNHLVNKTDGKTSGRNSKCFTGALPITLTAYRGRINSLTENNCISKEMNTNTTTAVINGQKLIIVHDSGFSKKSVNVSDERKEKLFLEPFTENINVSQQTCQSYVNSTKAFFFGIYGLLYFTAFIWSNLITHYVFKTNEIENYNKTSSCSCGAGFCSTNHDCLSNSIEEVSDPTRHLLTSLFVACAVLAVFPIFLLDRIDRDRRHLPMSWDHIWATFKSMKDKNHLLLMPFTISTTISRGYYMADFTKSYIACAWSLSQVGLITVIYGVASSLSAIFSSVLIKYIGRRCVIILCQIINMANFVFLFMWTPNAQETYLFYLQGCIFGIIAGIYYSQTRAFYGILFEGDEATAYSACNLFFSIGWALPFIYNDLFCNSVKIYILLAFSSIGLLGYLLSERSYSLKKRQMVSSK; encoded by the exons ATGGAACACTCAAACCAAGTTAGAGATCTCAGCAAATTAAGAATAGTAAAAAACCTGATTGTGTTATCTGCTTCATATTTGTTGATTTCCATTGCTTATGAAGGGCTTCTCCTTTTACAAACCACGATGAATAAAGAAAAGGGAATAGGAACAGTTTCTGCGGCAGTTAATTACATCTTCTATGggatatcatcattattattctcTAATTTAATTATCAAGAAATGTGGTGCCAAAAACGCTCAGTTATTAGGCGCTATATTGTATTTACCTTTTATTGCATCTAATTTATATCCGACTTGGTTTACCATGATACCATCAGCAATATTAAGAGGGATTGGCTGTAATCTGGTCCTGACAGCACAGGCTATATATATCAATGAATCGTCTATCCTCTTTTGTAAAACAGAGAAGGACAGTAATGCATCAAAATGTATTTCCAATATAGAGACACAAAATAAGGATTCCGGATATGACAAAGTGATTAAGACATTAAAGTCAGATCAACAAAAAATTGAAGAACTCTCAGATAATCATCTAGTCAATAAAACTGATGGCAAGACATCAGGGAGAAACTCCAAGTGCTTTACAGGTGCTTTACCAATCACACTTACTGCTTACAGAGGCAGGATTAACAGTCTAACTGAAAACAACTGCATTTCGaaagaaatgaatacaaatacaaCAACAGCGGTAATCAATGGCCAAAAGCTGATAATAGTTCATGATTCTGGATTTTCCAAGAAGTCAGTCAATGTTTCggatgagagaaaagaaaaactgtttcTGGAACCATTTACGGAGAATATTAATGTAAGTCAACAGACATGTCAATCTTATGTTAATTCAACTAAAGCTTTCTTCTTCGGCATCTATGGTTTGCTTTATTTTACAGCCTTTATTTGGAGCAACTTAATCACTCATTATGTgttcaaaacaaatgaaatagaaaattacaatAAGACTTCAAGCTGCTCATGTGGAGCAGGATTTTGTAGTACGAATCATGATTGCCTCAGTAACAGCATTGAAGAAGTGTCCGATCCTACAAGACATTTATTAACAAGCTTATTTGTAGCATGCGCAGTTTTAGCTGTTTTTCCGATTTTCCTTTTAGACCGAATAGATAGAGACAGAAGACATCTGCCAATGTCGTGGGATCACATCTGGGCTACTTTTAAGAGCATGAAAGACAAAAATCATCTTCTTTTAATGCCCTTTACTATTTCTACTACAATCAGCAGAGGATATTATATGGCTGATTTTACAAag tcttATATCGCTTGTGCCTGGAGTCTATCCCAAGTTGGATTGATCACAGTCATCTACGGAGTAGCCTCTTCTTTATCAGCTATATTTTCTAGTGTGTTGATCAAATATATAGGAAGAAGATGTGTCATAATTTTATGTCAGATCATCAACATggcaaattttgtttttctgtttatGTGGACCCCCAACGCACAAGAGACATATCTGTTTTACCTACAAGGATGTATTTTTGGCATTATTGCTGGAATATATTATTCTCAAACTAGAG cATTTTACGGCATTCTTTTCGAAGGCGATGAAGCAACAGCTTACTCAGCTTGTAATCTGTTCTTTTCAATTGGATGGGCCTTACCATTCATCTACAAcgatttattttgcaattcagtgaaaatatatatacttcttgCATTTTCCTCCATAGGATTGCTAGGATATTTACTTTCTGAAAGAAGTTACAGCTTGAAAAAAAGACAGATGGTTTCATCCAAATGA